From Hymenobacter sedentarius, a single genomic window includes:
- the pnuC gene encoding nicotinamide riboside transporter PnuC: MLAILLSFDFLTAARAAVQTADPLEVAGVVTGVACVWLAARNSIWNFPIGILNGGIYLVVFKQARLYSDAGLQLAFVALLVYGWVKWLRKPARADASTAPALPITHTPRRVAAWLTAAGLLYALGAGFLFSRHTNAALPYWDSTTTAISLAAQTLLSRRNIENWLLWVAVDVAYVGMYWHRELYLTSALYAVFLVLAAYGYWQWRRELKAQEALVAPVLADAK; the protein is encoded by the coding sequence GTGCTGGCCATCCTTCTCAGTTTTGATTTTCTGACCGCCGCCCGGGCCGCCGTCCAGACGGCCGACCCGCTGGAAGTGGCCGGGGTGGTAACGGGTGTGGCCTGCGTATGGCTGGCGGCCCGCAACTCCATCTGGAATTTCCCCATTGGCATCCTCAACGGGGGGATTTATTTGGTGGTGTTCAAGCAGGCCCGGCTGTATTCGGATGCGGGCTTGCAATTGGCCTTCGTTGCGCTGCTGGTGTACGGCTGGGTGAAGTGGCTGCGAAAGCCGGCCCGGGCCGATGCGTCCACCGCGCCTGCCTTGCCCATCACGCACACGCCCCGCCGCGTGGCCGCGTGGCTCACCGCCGCGGGTCTGCTCTACGCGCTGGGGGCGGGCTTTTTATTCAGCCGCCACACCAATGCCGCCCTTCCCTATTGGGACAGCACCACCACAGCCATCAGCCTGGCGGCCCAAACGCTGCTTTCGCGCCGCAACATCGAAAACTGGCTGCTGTGGGTGGCCGTCGACGTGGCCTACGTGGGCATGTACTGGCACCGCGAGCTTTACCTGACCAGCGCGCTTTATGCCGTCTTTCTGGTGTTGGCCGCCTATGGCTACTGGCAGTGGCGGCGCGAGCTCAAGGCGCAGGAAGCCCTGGTAGCGCCAGTCCTGGCTGATGCCAAGTAA
- a CDS encoding rhodanese-like domain-containing protein, protein MDHASLEISPEDLHRRLQAGDDFQLVDVREPEEYEYCHLPGSLLLPLGEVPRRAPEIRTEGPVVLICHHGVRSAQALGYLQHRLGRTNLLNLRGGVAGWAARVDPDFPRY, encoded by the coding sequence ATGGACCACGCCTCGTTAGAAATCAGCCCCGAAGACCTCCACCGCCGCCTCCAGGCCGGCGACGACTTCCAGCTGGTGGACGTGCGCGAGCCCGAGGAATACGAATACTGCCACCTGCCCGGCAGCCTGCTGCTCCCCCTGGGCGAGGTGCCGCGCCGGGCCCCCGAAATCCGCACCGAAGGGCCTGTGGTGCTCATTTGCCACCACGGCGTGCGCTCGGCCCAGGCCCTGGGCTACCTGCAGCACCGCCTGGGCCGCACCAACCTGCTCAACCTGCGCGGCGGCGTGGCCGGCTGGGCCGCCCGGGTCGACCCGGATTTTCCGCGCTACTAG
- a CDS encoding aldose 1-epimerase family protein: protein MPDSPAHYTLATPGCRATFAAHGAELTSLVTLADGLEYVWPADPAVWARHAPVLFPLVGRLPGDTYRHEGQEYKLPQHGFARDQEFRVLRHSATELVFQLQHDERTRAIFPFAFELTITYTLRNTLLTVRWDVRNPATDQPLLFSIGAHPAVRCPLLPSESFEDYFFAFDHPVTLERHLLQGGLLTGQTAPVLTNARELPLTYELFSDDALVFKHYDFTRLTLRSRKSTHFVRFQFEGFPYLGLWTKGPGAGFVCVEPWHGVASPTGEPGELGEKEGILTLEPGQVFSATYTMEVG, encoded by the coding sequence ATGCCTGATTCCCCTGCGCACTACACCCTTGCCACCCCCGGCTGCCGCGCCACGTTTGCGGCCCACGGCGCCGAGCTCACCAGCCTTGTGACCTTGGCCGACGGCCTCGAGTACGTGTGGCCCGCCGACCCGGCCGTGTGGGCCCGCCACGCGCCGGTGCTGTTTCCGCTGGTGGGGCGCCTGCCCGGCGATACGTACCGGCACGAGGGGCAGGAGTACAAACTGCCCCAGCACGGCTTTGCCCGCGACCAGGAGTTCAGGGTGCTGCGGCATTCGGCCACCGAGCTGGTGTTTCAATTGCAGCACGACGAGCGCACGCGCGCCATTTTCCCCTTCGCCTTCGAGCTCACCATTACCTACACGCTGCGCAACACCCTGCTCACCGTGCGCTGGGACGTGCGCAATCCGGCCACCGACCAGCCCCTGCTGTTCAGCATTGGGGCGCATCCGGCGGTGCGCTGCCCACTGCTGCCAAGCGAAAGCTTCGAAGATTATTTCTTTGCCTTTGACCACCCCGTGACGCTGGAGCGCCACCTGCTGCAAGGCGGCCTGCTAACCGGCCAAACGGCCCCCGTGCTCACCAATGCCCGGGAGCTGCCGCTTACCTACGAGCTGTTCTCGGACGACGCGCTGGTCTTCAAGCACTACGACTTCACGCGCCTCACGCTCCGCTCGCGCAAGTCCACGCATTTTGTGCGGTTTCAGTTTGAGGGCTTTCCCTACCTCGGCCTCTGGACCAAAGGGCCCGGCGCGGGCTTCGTGTGCGTGGAGCCGTGGCACGGGGTGGCCAGCCCCACGGGCGAGCCGGGCGAGCTAGGCGAAAAAGAAGGCATTCTGACGCTGGAGCCGGGCCAGGTGTTCTCGGCCACCTACACCATGGAAGTAGGCTAG
- a CDS encoding YqjF family protein: protein MSDFPLPAIILPDPTAPTLASRLALRERPPEVPLLRQEWSDLLFMHWPVPVALLAPHLPPRLKLDTYDGMAWLAVVPFRMSKVRTRISPPVPGTSEFLELNVRTYVHLDGVPGVWFFSLDATNALAVWLARTFFNLPYLRATMRMDSPSAQLRQFKAERTHTGMAPAHFRATWTLGAPLPPAEPGSLAFFLTERYCLYTSNQARTKLYRGRVAHGPWPLRAAQVLHYESTLVESLGLPTPTGSPLVHAGGPVSVELWPMQRV from the coding sequence ATGTCCGATTTCCCGCTGCCGGCCATCATTCTACCCGACCCTACTGCCCCCACCCTGGCTAGCCGTTTGGCCCTGCGCGAGCGGCCGCCGGAGGTCCCGCTCCTGCGGCAAGAGTGGAGCGACCTGCTTTTTATGCACTGGCCGGTGCCGGTGGCGCTGCTGGCGCCGCACCTGCCCCCGCGGCTCAAGCTCGACACCTACGACGGCATGGCGTGGCTGGCCGTGGTACCGTTTCGGATGTCGAAAGTGCGCACCCGCATCAGCCCACCGGTACCAGGCACGAGCGAATTTTTGGAGCTGAACGTGCGCACCTACGTGCACCTCGACGGCGTGCCGGGCGTGTGGTTCTTTTCGCTGGACGCCACCAATGCCCTGGCCGTGTGGCTGGCGCGCACGTTTTTCAACCTGCCCTACCTGCGCGCCACCATGCGCATGGACAGCCCCAGCGCCCAGCTGCGGCAGTTCAAAGCCGAACGCACGCACACGGGCATGGCCCCCGCGCACTTCCGCGCCACCTGGACCCTCGGCGCCCCGCTGCCGCCCGCCGAGCCCGGCTCGCTGGCCTTTTTCCTCACAGAGCGCTACTGCCTCTACACCAGCAACCAGGCCCGTACCAAGCTCTACCGCGGCCGGGTGGCCCACGGGCCGTGGCCCCTGCGCGCGGCCCAGGTGCTGCACTACGAGTCGACGCTGGTGGAGAGCCTCGGCCTGCCCACCCCCACCGGCAGCCCCCTCGTGCACGCCGGCGGCCCCGTGAGCGTGGAGCTGTGGCCGATGCAGCGGGTGTAA
- a CDS encoding FRG domain-containing protein — MPLPANDYVATSWEDLQKLLFQDTWDSGLGRFRSPFVYRGSRSRHFQLNTSLQRLGGKYYELENHLLRNFRKYAHDTTQTIQAASTWDWLALAQHHGLPTRLLDWTYSPYVALHFATDDLEAYHEDGIIWALNYVKAAEHLPPSLRQALRKEGSNVFTSELLQPLSKNLSELEALQETPYVMFLEPPSLDARIVHQYALFSLMSTAQSVLHDWLTERPELYFRIVIPAKLKWEVRDKLDQANITERVLLPGLGGLSRWLHRHYSPRGGQDSGFIDDSEMR, encoded by the coding sequence ATGCCCCTTCCTGCCAACGATTACGTCGCCACTTCCTGGGAAGACCTGCAAAAGCTGCTCTTCCAGGATACTTGGGATAGCGGCCTGGGGCGGTTCCGTTCGCCGTTTGTGTACCGGGGCAGCCGCTCGCGCCATTTTCAGCTCAATACCAGCCTGCAGCGCCTGGGCGGCAAGTACTACGAGCTGGAAAACCACTTGCTGCGCAACTTCCGCAAGTACGCCCACGACACCACCCAGACCATTCAGGCGGCCAGCACCTGGGACTGGCTGGCTCTGGCCCAACACCACGGCCTGCCCACCCGCCTGCTTGATTGGACCTACTCGCCCTATGTGGCCCTGCACTTCGCCACCGACGACCTTGAGGCCTACCACGAAGACGGCATCATCTGGGCCCTCAACTACGTGAAAGCTGCTGAGCACCTGCCCCCCAGCCTGCGCCAGGCCCTGCGCAAGGAGGGTTCCAATGTGTTTACCTCCGAACTGCTCCAGCCCCTGAGCAAAAACTTAAGCGAGCTGGAAGCCCTGCAGGAGACGCCCTACGTCATGTTTCTGGAGCCGCCCAGCCTCGATGCCCGCATTGTACACCAATACGCGCTGTTTTCGCTCATGAGCACGGCCCAGAGCGTGCTGCACGACTGGCTGACCGAACGCCCCGAACTGTATTTCCGCATCGTCATCCCCGCCAAACTCAAGTGGGAAGTGCGCGATAAACTCGACCAGGCCAATATCACGGAGCGGGTGCTGCTGCCCGGCCTCGGTGGGCTAAGCCGCTGGCTGCACCGCCACTATTCGCCCCGCGGCGGGCAGGATTCCGGGTTTATAGACGATAGCGAAATGCGCTGA
- a CDS encoding AAA family ATPase produces the protein MLRVSLTGPESTGKSTLAARLAAHYGTAYAPEFAREYLAASGPHYTPADLEEIARGQLAAEATAEAQARRVVFHDTDLLVIKIWAEHAFGSCPDWILSRMHEAQYDLVLLMGIDVPWQPDPLREHPHLRQQFYDLYHRELRERMANFAEISGDEDRRFAHACFLVDELLRGAAPSPALPIKKDA, from the coding sequence TTGCTGCGCGTTTCTCTTACTGGCCCGGAATCTACCGGCAAATCCACGCTGGCGGCTCGATTGGCCGCGCACTACGGCACGGCGTATGCGCCGGAGTTTGCCCGCGAATACCTGGCGGCTTCGGGCCCGCACTATACCCCGGCCGACCTGGAAGAAATAGCCCGGGGCCAACTGGCCGCCGAGGCGACGGCCGAGGCGCAGGCCCGGCGCGTGGTGTTCCACGACACCGACTTGCTGGTGATTAAAATCTGGGCCGAGCACGCCTTTGGCAGCTGCCCTGATTGGATATTGAGCCGAATGCACGAAGCCCAATACGACCTGGTGCTGCTTATGGGCATCGATGTGCCCTGGCAGCCCGACCCGTTGCGCGAGCACCCGCATTTGCGCCAGCAGTTCTACGACCTCTACCACCGGGAATTGCGGGAGCGGATGGCCAACTTTGCCGAGATATCCGGCGATGAGGACCGCCGCTTTGCCCATGCCTGCTTTTTGGTAGACGAACTGCTGCGCGGCGCGGCTCCGTCGCCCGCCTTACCCATAAAAAAAGATGCCTGA
- a CDS encoding APC family permease, protein MSHEKKLNELEATAICGNDISSSCLYVSALAISYAGQYAWLALLLVGAILFLFRKIYGEVVGALPLNGGAYNVLLNTTSKRNAALAACLTILSYMATAVLSANEAMHYLHTLWHGLPIIWATMGLLGLFLLLTLLGMSESALVAVIIFITHLASLTLLVGVTVWYLAMHGMPNLSLNFHVPVKGGSIVNALFFGFSAAMLGISGFESSANFVEEQARGVFQKTLRNMWVVVTVFNPLLAFLAIAVVPLAEVGRHAETLLSYLGTVAGGPWLGMAISVNAVAVLSGAVLTSFVGVSGLMKRMTLDRILPQFFLKENKRGSNYFILLTFFLLCVSVLLITNGQLGPLAGVYTISFLSVMAFFALGNFLLKGKRPRLPRPVYAGIPTVTLAMAGVLLALYGNVKIHPEYLVVFLQYFLPTMALVSIMLNRIAILNLVLSAVESLSQHLPRTARLVRLKVRQQLRELTQQEFVFFAQDDNVVNLNKVMAYVVENEFTNRLKIVTLLNKGEKYPEELLNDIRVLDRAYEEIEVDLVTMEGHFGPDLIEELSKKWSIPKNFMFIGSPGDRFPYQISELGGVRLII, encoded by the coding sequence ATGAGTCACGAAAAGAAACTAAACGAGCTAGAGGCCACCGCCATTTGCGGCAACGACATTTCCTCCTCCTGCCTGTACGTGTCGGCGCTGGCCATCTCCTATGCCGGGCAGTACGCCTGGCTGGCGCTGCTGCTGGTGGGCGCCATTCTGTTCCTGTTTCGCAAAATCTACGGCGAGGTGGTGGGCGCCCTGCCCCTAAACGGCGGTGCCTACAACGTGCTGCTGAACACCACCAGCAAGCGCAACGCCGCGCTGGCCGCCTGCCTCACCATCCTGTCGTACATGGCCACGGCCGTGCTCTCGGCCAACGAGGCCATGCACTACCTGCACACGCTGTGGCACGGGCTGCCCATCATCTGGGCCACCATGGGGCTGCTGGGGCTGTTTTTGCTGCTCACGCTGCTGGGCATGTCGGAGTCGGCCCTGGTAGCGGTTATCATTTTCATCACCCACCTGGCCTCGCTGACGCTGCTCGTGGGCGTGACCGTCTGGTACCTGGCCATGCACGGCATGCCCAACCTGTCGCTCAACTTCCACGTGCCGGTGAAGGGCGGCAGCATTGTCAATGCGCTGTTTTTTGGGTTTAGCGCGGCCATGCTGGGCATTTCGGGGTTCGAGAGCTCGGCCAATTTTGTGGAGGAGCAGGCCCGGGGCGTGTTCCAGAAAACGCTGCGCAACATGTGGGTGGTGGTCACGGTGTTCAACCCGCTGCTGGCGTTTCTGGCCATTGCGGTGGTGCCGCTGGCCGAAGTGGGCCGGCACGCCGAAACCCTGCTCTCGTACCTGGGCACCGTCGCGGGCGGGCCGTGGCTGGGCATGGCCATCTCGGTAAATGCCGTGGCCGTGCTCAGCGGCGCCGTGCTCACCTCCTTCGTAGGCGTGAGCGGGCTGATGAAGCGCATGACCCTGGACCGCATCCTGCCCCAGTTTTTTCTGAAGGAAAACAAGCGCGGCAGCAACTACTTCATCCTCCTCACCTTTTTTCTGCTGTGCGTGTCGGTGCTGCTCATCACCAACGGGCAGCTGGGGCCGCTGGCGGGCGTGTACACCATCTCGTTTTTGTCGGTGATGGCCTTCTTTGCCCTGGGCAACTTCCTGCTCAAGGGCAAGCGGCCCAGGCTGCCCCGGCCCGTGTACGCCGGCATTCCCACCGTGACGCTGGCCATGGCCGGCGTGCTGCTGGCTTTGTACGGTAACGTCAAGATTCACCCGGAGTACCTGGTTGTGTTCCTGCAGTACTTTCTGCCCACCATGGCCCTGGTGTCCATCATGCTCAACCGCATTGCGATTCTGAATCTGGTGCTCTCGGCCGTGGAGTCGCTGTCGCAGCACTTGCCCCGCACGGCGCGGCTCGTGCGCCTCAAGGTGCGGCAGCAGCTGAGGGAGCTCACGCAGCAGGAGTTTGTGTTTTTCGCCCAGGACGACAACGTCGTCAACCTCAACAAGGTGATGGCCTACGTGGTGGAAAACGAATTCACCAACCGCCTCAAAATCGTGACCTTGCTCAACAAGGGCGAAAAGTACCCCGAAGAACTGCTGAACGACATCCGGGTGCTGGACCGGGCCTACGAAGAGATTGAGGTGGACTTGGTGACCATGGAAGGCCACTTTGGGCCCGACCTGATTGAGGAGCTCTCGAAGAAATGGAGCATCCCCAAAAACTTTATGTTCATCGGCTCACCCGGCGACCGGTTTCCTTACCAGATTTCGGAATTGGGCGGCGTGCGGCTAATCATTTGA
- a CDS encoding acyl-CoA dehydrogenase family protein — MSSQADVLSPESKAHSAQKGSTNANGFTDYFDLDGLLTEEHLLIRQSIRDFVKKEISPNIEQWAQDAHFPSEIVKKFGDVGAFGPTIPQEYGGGGLDYISYGLIMQEIERGDSGMRSTASVQGSLVMFPIYQYGSEEQRKKFLPKLASGEWLGCFGLTEPDHGSNPGGMTTKIEDKGDHYLLNGAKLWISNSPECQVAVVWAKNEAGRIKGVIVERGMEGFSTPEIHNKWSLRASITGELVFEDVKIPKENILPNIEGLRGPLSCLDSARFGIAWGAIGAAIDCYESALKYSLQREQFGQPIGGFQLQQKKLAEMITEITKAQLMAWRLGVLKNEGKATSAQISMAKRNSVDMALHVAREARQIHGGMGITGEYPIMRHMMNLESVITYEGTHDIHLLITGADITGIQAFK, encoded by the coding sequence ATGTCTTCCCAAGCCGACGTCCTCTCCCCGGAGTCCAAAGCCCACTCTGCCCAGAAAGGCAGCACCAACGCCAACGGGTTTACCGATTATTTCGACCTCGACGGCCTGCTCACCGAAGAGCACCTGCTCATTCGCCAGAGCATCCGCGACTTCGTGAAAAAGGAGATTTCGCCCAACATCGAGCAGTGGGCGCAGGACGCGCACTTCCCCAGCGAAATCGTAAAAAAGTTTGGCGACGTCGGCGCGTTCGGCCCCACCATTCCGCAGGAGTACGGCGGCGGCGGGCTCGACTACATCAGCTACGGCCTGATTATGCAGGAAATTGAGCGCGGCGACTCCGGCATGCGCTCCACGGCCTCGGTGCAGGGCTCGCTGGTGATGTTCCCTATCTACCAGTACGGCTCGGAGGAGCAGCGCAAGAAGTTCTTGCCCAAGCTGGCCAGCGGCGAGTGGTTGGGCTGTTTCGGCCTCACCGAGCCCGACCACGGCTCGAACCCCGGCGGCATGACCACCAAAATCGAGGACAAAGGCGACCACTACCTGCTCAACGGCGCCAAGCTCTGGATTTCGAACTCGCCCGAGTGCCAAGTGGCCGTGGTGTGGGCCAAAAACGAAGCCGGCCGCATCAAGGGCGTGATTGTGGAGCGCGGCATGGAAGGCTTCAGCACGCCCGAAATCCACAACAAGTGGAGCCTGCGTGCCAGCATCACCGGCGAGCTGGTGTTTGAAGACGTGAAGATTCCCAAAGAGAACATCCTGCCCAACATCGAAGGCCTGCGCGGCCCGCTCTCCTGCCTCGATTCGGCCCGCTTCGGCATTGCCTGGGGCGCCATCGGCGCGGCCATCGACTGCTACGAGTCGGCCCTGAAGTACTCGCTGCAGCGCGAGCAGTTCGGCCAGCCCATCGGCGGCTTCCAGCTTCAGCAGAAGAAACTGGCCGAGATGATTACCGAAATCACCAAGGCCCAGCTCATGGCCTGGCGCCTGGGCGTGCTCAAAAACGAAGGCAAGGCCACCAGCGCCCAAATCTCCATGGCCAAGCGCAACTCCGTGGACATGGCCCTGCACGTGGCCCGCGAAGCCCGCCAAATTCACGGCGGCATGGGCATCACGGGCGAGTACCCCATCATGCGCCACATGATGAACCTGGAATCGGTGATTACCTACGAAGGCACCCACGACATTCACCTGCTCATCACCGGGGCAGATATTACCGGCATCCAGGCGTTTAAATAG
- the hrpB gene encoding ATP-dependent helicase HrpB yields the protein MNPAFSLPPLPDLPILAALPALRAALAAHSRVVLEAPPGAGKTTVVPLELLAAPWRRPQDKILVLEPRQLAVRGAAARLAQLLGEPVGRTIGYRVRLDSKVSKETRVEVITEGILTRMIQDDPALEGVAAVVFDEFHERSLNADLGLALALDAQAVLRPELRILIMSATLEAQRLGQWLPAPVVSSAGFLFPIDTHYLDPRRASALPNKPNERLAELVPAQVRAALHAHPEGDILVFLPGVGDLQRSARKLADALADTVDLHLLHGELPLETQDAALRPARAGRRKVILATSIAETSLTIEGVRVVIDGGFARVPRFVPRTGFTTLETVPVARAAADQRRGRAGRLAPGTCYRLWTEAEHHNLPAHRPPEIHTADLSSLVLELALWGAAEPTSLRWLDVPPAAAFAQAKDLLLRLGALENEELGIRNEELRMNNEELGANQFNSSFLIPHSSLKLKTKPTSHGRQLAALGLPPRLGHLVVRGQELGHGAAAGALAALLAERDLLRWASPSDTRPAPPDLRLRLEALESGRPPLPGLALHHATLQRVRDVARNLAGRMGSKEPLLSRSVAQSPVGLLTALAYPDRLAQRETHDRLRLVTGQRVSLNTTDVDPQAEFFAVAHLAGTASAPRATLAAPLGRDELELAFADQITTTDEVRYDPATQRVTGRRVRRLSALLLAETVIGQPNPTLVGHALLAYLQEAGLSKLSWPAEARQLQQRLEFVRQHFPPSETTADTERWPACDDETLAQELPLWLGPHLTGLKTLADVQRLDLTEPLLARLPGGWSQRQTLDRLAPAALEVPSGSLITLDYSDPIAPVLAVKLQELFGLTETPTVAGGRVPLLLHLLSPGGRPAQVTRDLRSFWEKGYFEVRKDLKGRYPKHPWPDKPMEHIPTRLTKKRLGW from the coding sequence GTGAACCCTGCCTTTAGCCTGCCGCCACTGCCCGACTTGCCCATCCTTGCGGCGCTGCCTGCCCTGCGCGCCGCCCTGGCCGCGCACAGCCGGGTGGTGCTGGAAGCGCCGCCCGGCGCCGGCAAAACCACCGTGGTGCCGCTGGAGCTGCTGGCCGCGCCCTGGCGCAGGCCGCAGGATAAAATTCTGGTGCTTGAGCCCCGGCAGTTGGCGGTGCGCGGCGCGGCGGCCCGCCTGGCCCAACTGCTGGGCGAGCCCGTGGGCCGCACCATCGGCTACCGCGTGCGGCTCGATAGCAAAGTTTCCAAGGAAACCCGCGTCGAGGTCATCACCGAAGGCATTCTGACGCGCATGATTCAGGACGACCCGGCCCTGGAGGGCGTGGCAGCCGTGGTGTTTGATGAATTCCACGAGCGCAGCCTGAACGCCGATTTGGGGCTGGCGCTGGCGCTGGATGCCCAGGCTGTGCTGCGGCCGGAGCTGCGGATTTTAATCATGAGCGCCACGCTGGAGGCGCAGCGGCTGGGCCAGTGGCTGCCCGCGCCGGTGGTGTCATCGGCCGGTTTTTTGTTTCCGATAGATACCCATTACCTCGACCCGCGCCGGGCCTCGGCGCTGCCCAACAAGCCCAACGAGCGGCTGGCCGAGCTGGTGCCCGCTCAGGTGCGCGCCGCCCTGCACGCCCACCCCGAAGGCGACATCCTGGTGTTTCTGCCGGGCGTGGGCGACTTGCAGCGTAGTGCTCGCAAGCTGGCCGATGCCCTGGCTGATACCGTGGACCTGCACCTGCTGCACGGCGAGCTGCCCCTCGAAACCCAGGACGCCGCGCTGCGCCCGGCCCGCGCGGGGCGCCGCAAGGTCATCCTGGCCACCAGCATTGCCGAAACCAGCCTGACCATTGAAGGCGTGCGGGTGGTGATTGACGGGGGTTTTGCCCGGGTGCCGCGCTTTGTGCCGCGCACCGGCTTCACCACCCTCGAGACTGTGCCCGTGGCCCGCGCCGCCGCCGACCAGCGCCGGGGCCGCGCCGGCCGCCTGGCCCCCGGCACCTGCTACCGCCTCTGGACCGAAGCTGAACACCACAACCTCCCGGCCCACCGCCCGCCCGAAATCCACACCGCCGACCTAAGCAGCCTGGTACTCGAGTTGGCCCTGTGGGGCGCGGCCGAGCCCACCAGCCTGCGCTGGCTGGATGTGCCGCCAGCCGCCGCCTTTGCCCAAGCCAAAGACCTGCTGCTGCGCCTGGGCGCGTTGGAGAATGAAGAATTGGGAATTAGGAATGAAGAATTAAGAATGAATAATGAGGAATTGGGGGCGAACCAGTTCAATTCCTCATTCCTCATTCCTCATTCTTCATTGAAATTAAAAACCAAGCCCACCTCCCACGGCCGGCAGCTGGCAGCACTGGGCCTGCCGCCACGGTTGGGCCATTTGGTAGTGCGCGGGCAGGAATTGGGCCACGGGGCCGCCGCGGGGGCGCTGGCCGCATTACTGGCGGAGCGCGACTTGCTGCGCTGGGCCAGCCCCAGCGATACGCGCCCCGCGCCGCCCGACTTGCGCCTGCGCCTCGAAGCGCTGGAAAGCGGGCGCCCGCCCCTGCCGGGGCTGGCCCTGCACCACGCCACGCTGCAGCGCGTGCGCGACGTGGCCCGCAACCTCGCTGGCCGGATGGGCAGCAAAGAACCTTTACTCAGTCGCTCTGTCGCTCAATCACCCGTGGGCTTGCTCACGGCCCTGGCCTACCCCGACCGCCTGGCCCAACGCGAAACCCACGACCGGCTGCGCCTCGTCACGGGCCAGCGCGTGAGCCTAAACACCACCGACGTGGACCCGCAGGCGGAGTTTTTCGCGGTGGCTCACCTGGCCGGCACGGCCTCGGCGCCCCGGGCTACGCTGGCGGCCCCGCTGGGCCGAGACGAGCTGGAGCTGGCCTTCGCCGACCAGATTACCACCACCGACGAGGTGCGCTACGACCCCGCCACCCAACGCGTGACCGGCCGCCGCGTGCGCCGGCTGAGCGCCCTGCTGCTCGCCGAAACCGTGATTGGCCAGCCCAACCCCACGCTGGTGGGCCACGCCCTGCTGGCCTATTTGCAGGAAGCCGGCCTGAGCAAATTGAGCTGGCCCGCGGAGGCCCGGCAGCTGCAGCAGCGGCTGGAGTTTGTGCGCCAGCATTTCCCCCCTTCCGAGACAACGGCTGACACGGAACGGTGGCCCGCCTGCGACGACGAAACGCTGGCGCAGGAGCTCCCGCTATGGCTGGGCCCGCACCTCACGGGCCTCAAAACCCTGGCCGACGTGCAGCGGCTCGACCTCACGGAGCCGTTGCTGGCACGCCTGCCCGGCGGCTGGAGCCAGCGCCAAACCCTCGACCGTCTGGCCCCGGCCGCGCTGGAAGTACCCAGCGGCTCGCTCATCACCCTCGACTACAGCGACCCCATCGCACCGGTACTAGCCGTGAAGCTACAAGAGCTGTTTGGCCTGACCGAAACGCCCACGGTGGCCGGCGGGCGGGTCCCGCTGCTCCTGCACTTGCTTTCGCCCGGTGGGCGGCCGGCGCAGGTCACGCGCGACCTACGCAGCTTCTGGGAGAAAGGCTACTTTGAGGTGCGCAAGGACCTGAAAGGCCGCTACCCCAAGCACCCCTGGCCCGATAAGCCCATGGAGCACATTCCAACGCGGCTGACGAAGAAGCGGCTGGGTTGGTAG
- a CDS encoding HIRAN domain-containing protein, producing MPDAASSSAEPLVLLECLVAGTSHRDNLVQYEPGLTVGQPLLLSREPANKYDDWAVQVHTAPATDPANVWLGYLPEGRNETVARLLDAGKNLTARLNHKSWESDWLHLDIEVLLHE from the coding sequence ATGCCAGACGCCGCTTCCTCTTCCGCCGAACCCCTCGTGCTGCTCGAATGCCTCGTGGCCGGCACCTCGCACCGCGACAACCTCGTGCAATACGAGCCCGGCCTGACCGTGGGCCAGCCCCTGCTGCTCAGCCGCGAGCCCGCCAACAAGTACGACGACTGGGCCGTGCAGGTGCACACCGCACCCGCCACCGACCCCGCCAACGTGTGGCTGGGCTACCTGCCCGAAGGCCGCAACGAAACCGTGGCGCGCCTGCTCGACGCGGGCAAAAACCTCACGGCCCGGCTCAACCACAAATCCTGGGAATCGGACTGGCTACACCTCGACATTGAAGTGCTGCTGCACGAGTAG